A region of Streptomyces sp. NBC_01267 DNA encodes the following proteins:
- a CDS encoding lantibiotic dehydratase, which produces MPAAEPPLFSCADTVTVRLPVRPRELVRHYGEPVAHGAPDESDRLAGYLAVAARDAPLLEAITLASPSLRQRLDSLRTGPRPGLGVLRKAVRAVVGYQLRMASRSTPYGTFAAVALARIGTPGERARANVGEDHRRGVRPDTQWLLTLVSLWEQRPEVADRLSVVTNSLAASRGDRLVLSYVASLQTDRLARGGERGRSGTFFELALPRTDVAESALREARRPILLGTLREELARAFPRDAVDAALTALVRREFLLTDARPDAHEEDPIAAVLDRLDGVPDVPELSALREIHQLLADYGAAPPGAALHTLDHARRAMAELLPGEPTAVHVDLAADADLLLPAEVAREAEQAAEVLWRLSPPGPPQELRRFHEAFTDLYGTGVAVPVLELLDPDTGLGPPQGYRHPPVLRQNLPSLLCPDAPERVRLLADIVFDAVRSGRQEVELDTESLRRLDRTPEGGQAVGPPRSTDFPARLLARGTAELDAGHFRLWLTTGPGSDLAGAASARFAHALGPARSDLLREVARRSATQYAPELTAQLDCRPVPFRSGNITRLPHWTPHRLPVGLYADPADPLTLVPSDLAVVADDRRLRLVSLSRDREVVPLSFHMLEFERHAPNLARLLSEIPMTGARPWQSWDWGSLSAAPFLPRVRYGRTVLTAARWRLDTRLSPPATAEPVLWTQHFTAWAERSGLPRRVLLGTGDQRVETDLTCAAHVELIRKEAARGLPVTLEEAPFLPGPTGPDPGDGWLTGPAGAHANEVVFPLFTHRPAGAAAPRRLRPQLVESPHLVGGPWLYAKLYIAYERHDEVIGVHLPELLAHIGDHVDRWFFLRYGDPDPHLRVRFHGSPQRLTREVLPALHTWAERLRADGLLGRVVLDSYRPETARYGGPRALKAAERAFQADSELVVAQLSALREGSLSGDPVVLCAVNQLDALRATAGPEPWAPWLLARYPRTPQTASVRNRQKLLDRLLDGSPSLLSPGSPAPTLARLCGPGPLASAAANRAEAFARYGQVISDLGRGITAEEGQHTPLPSLLHMHYNRAVCIPPAGEDTVLVLVRNTVQGHLDRQTQRR; this is translated from the coding sequence ATGCCTGCCGCAGAACCGCCGTTGTTCTCCTGTGCGGACACGGTGACCGTCCGGCTGCCCGTGCGCCCGCGGGAGCTGGTGCGGCACTACGGGGAGCCCGTGGCGCACGGCGCGCCGGACGAGAGCGACCGGCTGGCCGGCTACCTGGCCGTGGCCGCACGCGACGCGCCTCTCCTGGAGGCGATCACCCTGGCCAGCCCTTCGCTGCGGCAGCGGCTCGACTCCCTCCGCACAGGCCCGCGCCCCGGGCTCGGCGTCTTGCGCAAAGCCGTGCGTGCCGTGGTCGGCTACCAGCTGCGGATGGCTTCGCGCTCCACCCCGTACGGCACTTTCGCGGCCGTGGCGCTCGCCCGGATCGGCACGCCGGGCGAGCGCGCACGGGCGAACGTGGGCGAGGACCACCGCCGCGGGGTGCGCCCGGACACGCAGTGGCTGCTCACTCTGGTCTCCCTGTGGGAGCAGCGCCCGGAGGTGGCCGACCGGCTCTCGGTGGTGACCAACTCACTCGCCGCCTCCCGCGGCGACCGGCTCGTGCTGAGCTATGTCGCGTCCTTGCAGACCGACCGGCTGGCCCGGGGAGGTGAGCGGGGGCGCAGCGGCACGTTCTTCGAGCTCGCGCTGCCGCGTACAGACGTGGCCGAATCGGCCCTTCGGGAGGCCCGGCGGCCCATTCTGCTGGGGACGTTGAGGGAGGAACTGGCCAGGGCCTTTCCCCGGGACGCCGTGGATGCCGCACTGACCGCCCTGGTGCGGCGGGAGTTCCTGCTGACAGATGCGCGTCCCGACGCACACGAGGAAGACCCGATCGCGGCGGTGCTCGACCGGCTCGACGGCGTGCCGGACGTACCCGAGCTGTCCGCGCTGCGTGAGATACACCAGTTGCTCGCCGATTACGGCGCCGCCCCGCCCGGTGCCGCACTCCACACCCTCGACCATGCACGGCGGGCGATGGCCGAGCTGCTGCCCGGTGAACCGACAGCGGTCCACGTGGACCTGGCCGCCGATGCGGATCTCCTCCTGCCCGCAGAAGTGGCGCGGGAAGCGGAGCAAGCGGCGGAAGTCCTGTGGCGGCTCTCCCCGCCCGGCCCCCCGCAGGAACTGCGCCGCTTCCATGAGGCGTTCACGGACCTGTACGGGACCGGGGTCGCGGTTCCGGTCCTCGAACTCCTGGATCCGGATACCGGGTTGGGGCCTCCCCAGGGCTACCGGCATCCGCCGGTACTGCGGCAGAACCTGCCTTCCCTCCTCTGTCCGGACGCCCCGGAGCGCGTACGGCTGCTCGCCGACATCGTCTTCGACGCCGTCCGTTCCGGCCGACAGGAGGTGGAACTGGATACGGAGTCGCTCCGCCGCCTCGACCGCACCCCCGAAGGCGGCCAAGCCGTCGGCCCCCCACGGTCCACGGACTTCCCCGCCCGGCTGCTGGCACGCGGCACGGCCGAACTGGACGCCGGTCACTTCCGGCTGTGGCTGACCACCGGGCCCGGCTCGGACCTCGCGGGCGCGGCATCGGCCCGCTTCGCACACGCCCTGGGGCCCGCGAGGAGTGACCTCCTCCGCGAGGTGGCGCGGCGCTCCGCCACCCAGTACGCACCGGAGCTGACTGCCCAACTGGACTGCCGCCCGGTCCCGTTCCGCAGCGGGAACATCACCCGGCTGCCGCACTGGACGCCTCACCGGCTGCCTGTCGGTCTGTACGCCGACCCTGCCGACCCGCTGACCCTCGTCCCCTCGGACCTGGCAGTAGTGGCCGACGACCGGCGCCTGCGGCTGGTCTCACTCAGCCGGGACCGCGAGGTCGTACCGCTCTCCTTCCACATGCTGGAATTCGAACGGCATGCCCCCAACCTCGCCCGTCTCCTCAGTGAGATCCCCATGACCGGGGCCCGGCCGTGGCAGAGCTGGGACTGGGGCTCACTGTCGGCGGCCCCGTTCCTGCCGCGCGTCCGCTACGGCCGGACCGTACTGACCGCTGCCCGCTGGCGGCTGGACACCAGGCTCTCTCCGCCCGCCACGGCCGAACCGGTCCTCTGGACACAGCACTTCACTGCCTGGGCCGAGCGGTCGGGGCTGCCTCGACGCGTGCTGCTAGGCACCGGCGACCAGCGCGTGGAAACCGACCTGACCTGCGCCGCGCACGTGGAGCTGATACGTAAGGAAGCGGCCCGGGGGCTGCCGGTGACTCTGGAGGAGGCGCCCTTCCTGCCCGGTCCGACCGGCCCCGACCCGGGAGACGGCTGGCTGACCGGCCCGGCGGGAGCGCACGCGAACGAGGTGGTCTTCCCGCTGTTCACCCACCGGCCGGCCGGCGCCGCCGCTCCCCGCCGGCTACGCCCCCAGCTCGTCGAGTCGCCTCATCTCGTGGGCGGCCCCTGGCTGTACGCCAAGCTGTACATCGCGTACGAACGGCACGACGAGGTGATCGGAGTCCACCTGCCGGAATTGCTCGCGCACATAGGTGACCACGTGGACCGCTGGTTCTTCCTGCGGTACGGCGACCCCGATCCGCATCTGCGGGTGCGGTTCCACGGCAGCCCCCAGCGGTTGACGCGCGAGGTGCTTCCGGCGCTGCACACCTGGGCCGAGCGTCTGCGCGCGGACGGACTCCTGGGGCGGGTGGTCCTGGACAGCTACCGACCGGAGACGGCCCGCTACGGCGGTCCCCGAGCACTGAAGGCTGCCGAGAGGGCGTTCCAGGCCGACAGCGAACTGGTAGTGGCACAACTCTCCGCGCTGCGCGAGGGATCGCTGAGCGGCGACCCGGTCGTGCTGTGCGCGGTCAACCAACTCGATGCCCTCCGCGCGACGGCCGGCCCGGAACCCTGGGCACCGTGGCTGCTGGCCCGGTACCCGCGCACCCCGCAGACCGCCTCCGTACGCAACCGGCAAAAGCTCCTTGACCGACTCCTCGACGGCTCTCCCAGCCTCCTCTCCCCCGGCTCACCCGCTCCAACGCTGGCCCGACTCTGCGGTCCCGGCCCGCTGGCCTCTGCTGCGGCGAACCGCGCCGAGGCCTTCGCTCGGTACGGACAGGTAATAAGCGACCTCGGCCGGGGAATCACCGCAGAGGAAGGGCAGCACACTCCCCTGCCTTCACTCCTGCACATGCACTACAACCGCGCGGTATGCATACCACCCGCAGGCGAGGACACGGTCCTGGTACTGGTACGGAACACCGTGCAGGGTCACCTCGACCGGCAGACTCAGCGGCGATGA
- a CDS encoding S1 family peptidase: protein MRKPLLATLATLTLGAAALAGTAGTAAAAPAGGGRAAPAVTTPGAHPDGGKVTPAAARATSFAGTVALSNCSGSLVRMPNSQSTDPALVMTNGHCLETGFPSAGQVITGQSSTRSFTLLNASAGSAGTLKANQVVYSTMTDTDVTIYQLTKTYAQIQQSTGIAPLTLSATHPVQGHAVNVVSGYWKQAYSCSVDGFAYRLKEDQWTWKDAVRYTPECQVIGGTSGSPVIDTTTGQITAINNTTNESGERCTLDNPCEVDEQGTVTIREGIGYAEETYGIPACFTTGNKLDLAAAGCELPKPSGTR from the coding sequence ATGCGCAAGCCTCTCCTTGCCACCCTGGCCACGCTCACCCTGGGCGCAGCCGCCCTGGCCGGAACTGCGGGCACGGCCGCCGCGGCCCCGGCCGGGGGAGGCCGTGCGGCCCCCGCCGTCACGACGCCGGGCGCGCATCCGGACGGCGGGAAGGTGACCCCCGCAGCGGCTCGGGCCACCTCATTCGCCGGCACGGTCGCACTCAGCAACTGTTCGGGCTCCCTGGTCCGTATGCCGAACTCGCAGTCGACGGACCCCGCGCTGGTCATGACGAACGGCCACTGCCTCGAAACGGGCTTTCCCAGCGCAGGCCAGGTCATCACCGGCCAGTCATCGACCCGCAGTTTCACGCTCCTCAACGCCTCGGCCGGCAGCGCCGGAACGCTCAAGGCGAACCAGGTCGTCTACTCGACGATGACCGACACCGACGTGACGATCTACCAACTGACCAAGACCTACGCCCAGATACAGCAATCCACCGGGATAGCCCCGCTGACGCTGTCCGCCACCCACCCGGTGCAGGGCCACGCGGTCAACGTGGTCTCCGGCTATTGGAAACAGGCCTACTCCTGCTCGGTCGACGGGTTCGCGTACCGCCTCAAGGAGGATCAGTGGACGTGGAAGGACGCCGTCCGCTACACCCCGGAATGCCAGGTCATCGGTGGCACTTCGGGCTCTCCGGTGATCGACACGACGACGGGACAGATCACGGCGATCAACAACACCACGAACGAGAGCGGCGAACGCTGCACCCTCGACAACCCCTGCGAGGTGGACGAACAGGGCACCGTGACCATCCGCGAGGGCATCGGCTACGCCGAGGAGACGTACGGCATCCCGGCGTGTTTCACCACGGGCAACAAGCTCGACCTGGCGGCAGCAGGGTGCGAACTGCCGAAACCGTCGGGGACGCGGTGA
- a CDS encoding TetR/AcrR family transcriptional regulator: MADRARQIMAAARELLDAEGPDALSMRRIAERVGIRAPSLYKHFPDKAAVEAGLQVQGMIQLAEELEAAEAEIGGEPPLLVLSRAYRRHALANPHLYRITHGRPLARTELPEGLEDRAAMPLARAVHGDIDIARSFWAFAHGMVVLELDGRFPSGADLDAAWCTGCEAFARAIRDKTGPDIV, translated from the coding sequence GTGGCTGACCGCGCGCGGCAGATCATGGCCGCCGCCCGGGAACTGCTCGACGCCGAAGGGCCGGATGCGCTGTCGATGCGGCGCATCGCCGAGCGTGTCGGTATCCGAGCGCCTTCCTTGTACAAGCATTTTCCGGACAAGGCCGCTGTCGAGGCCGGGCTCCAGGTACAGGGGATGATCCAGCTGGCGGAGGAACTGGAGGCCGCCGAAGCAGAGATCGGCGGCGAGCCGCCTCTGCTCGTGCTCTCGCGCGCCTACCGTCGGCACGCTCTCGCAAACCCGCACCTCTACCGCATCACTCATGGTCGGCCGCTCGCACGCACCGAGCTCCCCGAGGGGCTCGAGGATCGCGCGGCGATGCCGCTGGCCCGCGCGGTGCACGGCGACATCGACATCGCGCGCTCGTTCTGGGCATTCGCGCACGGCATGGTCGTGCTCGAACTCGACGGCCGCTTCCCGTCCGGCGCGGATCTGGACGCCGCATGGTGCACCGGCTGCGAGGCGTTCGCCCGCGCAATCCGAGACAAGACCGGGCCGGACATCGTGTGA
- a CDS encoding D-alanyl-D-alanine carboxypeptidase family protein produces the protein MGSHARPNRIHRTGVRIAMVALVGAALPLTAGGLAEAATPGGTHSADEDGRQGNETTAPAHQNQDAHQRAQPARTAQHSVRAADVQDAKDQAAPEINADHAFLLDARDGSQEREMWAGAKADESVPMASTTKIMTALVVLKHPEWLNRQITVKQEYRDYVQEAGGSTADLQTGDTLTVEQLLHAMLIPSGDDAAMALADNFGSGDTEDARIADFVSQMNAEAQQLGLTGTHFDTFDGISHGNNHSTARDLAKLGQRAMLQPVFADVVQNKQFKTEAPAANGHTRYYTWNTTNELLGSYDGALGVKTGSGPEDGYCVVFAAKRDNRTLVGAILRDDTGRFDDATKMLDWGFAH, from the coding sequence ATGGGTTCCCACGCCCGCCCCAACCGGATACACCGAACCGGGGTCCGGATCGCGATGGTCGCACTTGTCGGGGCGGCCCTGCCGCTCACCGCCGGCGGCCTCGCCGAGGCGGCCACCCCCGGTGGCACGCACTCCGCCGACGAGGACGGTCGGCAGGGCAACGAGACCACCGCACCCGCCCACCAGAACCAGGACGCGCACCAGCGGGCCCAGCCTGCCCGGACGGCGCAGCACTCCGTCAGGGCCGCCGACGTGCAGGACGCGAAGGATCAGGCCGCCCCCGAGATCAACGCCGACCACGCCTTCCTGCTGGACGCTCGCGACGGCAGCCAGGAGCGGGAGATGTGGGCCGGTGCCAAGGCCGACGAGAGCGTACCGATGGCCAGCACCACGAAGATCATGACTGCCCTGGTGGTGCTCAAGCACCCGGAGTGGCTGAACCGGCAGATCACGGTCAAGCAGGAGTACCGGGACTACGTGCAGGAGGCCGGTGGCAGCACCGCCGACCTCCAGACCGGCGACACGCTGACCGTCGAACAGCTGTTGCACGCCATGCTGATCCCGTCCGGCGACGACGCCGCGATGGCCCTGGCCGACAACTTCGGCTCCGGGGACACCGAGGACGCGCGGATCGCCGACTTCGTGAGCCAGATGAACGCCGAGGCGCAGCAGTTGGGCCTCACCGGCACGCACTTCGACACCTTCGACGGCATCTCGCACGGCAACAACCACAGCACCGCCCGCGACCTGGCCAAGCTCGGTCAGCGCGCGATGCTGCAGCCGGTGTTCGCCGATGTCGTGCAGAACAAACAGTTCAAGACAGAGGCCCCGGCGGCCAACGGGCACACCCGGTACTACACCTGGAACACCACCAACGAGCTGCTGGGCAGCTACGACGGCGCCCTGGGCGTGAAGACCGGCAGCGGCCCGGAGGACGGCTACTGCGTCGTCTTCGCCGCCAAGCGGGACAACCGCACCCTGGTCGGCGCGATCCTCCGGGACGACACAGGCCGCTTCGACGACGCCACCAAGATGCTCGACTGGGGCTTCGCCCACTGA
- a CDS encoding cellulase family glycosylhydrolase, producing MRLTSRVAPIALAVAALLLGVLPAQAQAHSDRATDRATDRAPDRVTVGDRTFIADGQGRALQWHGFNLADKSNRGTDAFADIHESDLEDMAARGFNLARLAFFWDDLEPTPGHYDRSYLAKMRRILDWADRYHIKVILDAHQDVFGPHFGSRGIPDWATRDEGLPFSQIPDDWFSEYFEPSVQTAFDHLYKDADLRAAQARMWMTVASALGGHPALLGYDLMNEPFAKFLEGEDLPAAAARFEATELTELWNRLARAIRLVDHRSWVFVEPTVIVGEGVPTQLGHIDDPHAGYAPHFYETAMETGGDYDPDGPFIPAYEAAISDYPSRNRMPVIVGEWGGNPDVPHGSQFVTDMTAALDRFSSGWTWWQWCRGGGYCFLDQTGAAKPNAQLLVQPYARAVAGDPLTFAYDPAARTYTLTFRTRDNAEGSTLITVPRDTYPGGYRVNVQGGKASWGDHGQTVTVSTHGGAGATYRVTISPR from the coding sequence ATGCGCTTGACCTCCCGCGTCGCCCCCATCGCCCTCGCCGTGGCCGCCCTCCTGCTCGGCGTCCTCCCCGCGCAGGCCCAGGCCCACTCCGACCGCGCCACCGACCGCGCCACCGACCGCGCCCCCGACCGGGTCACGGTAGGTGACCGCACCTTCATCGCCGATGGCCAAGGCCGCGCGCTCCAGTGGCACGGCTTCAATCTTGCCGACAAGAGCAACCGAGGCACCGACGCGTTCGCCGACATCCACGAGAGCGACCTCGAAGACATGGCCGCCCGGGGCTTCAACCTCGCGCGCCTCGCGTTCTTCTGGGACGACCTCGAACCCACCCCCGGGCACTACGACCGCAGCTACCTCGCCAAGATGCGCCGCATCCTCGACTGGGCCGACCGCTACCACATCAAGGTCATCCTCGACGCCCACCAGGACGTATTCGGCCCGCACTTCGGCTCCCGCGGCATCCCCGACTGGGCTACCCGCGACGAGGGGCTGCCGTTCTCGCAGATACCCGACGACTGGTTCTCCGAGTACTTCGAGCCATCCGTACAGACCGCCTTCGACCACCTGTACAAGGACGCCGATCTCCGCGCCGCGCAGGCTCGGATGTGGATGACGGTCGCCTCCGCCCTGGGCGGGCACCCGGCGCTGCTCGGCTACGACTTGATGAATGAGCCGTTCGCGAAGTTCCTCGAAGGCGAAGACCTCCCGGCCGCCGCAGCCCGCTTCGAGGCCACCGAGCTCACCGAGCTGTGGAACCGCCTCGCCCGGGCGATCCGCCTGGTCGACCACAGGTCGTGGGTATTCGTCGAACCCACCGTCATCGTCGGTGAGGGCGTCCCGACCCAACTGGGTCACATCGACGACCCGCACGCCGGCTACGCGCCGCACTTCTACGAGACCGCGATGGAAACCGGCGGCGACTACGACCCCGACGGTCCCTTCATCCCCGCCTACGAGGCCGCGATCAGCGACTACCCGAGCCGTAACCGGATGCCGGTGATCGTGGGGGAGTGGGGCGGCAACCCCGACGTTCCGCACGGAAGCCAGTTCGTCACCGACATGACGGCTGCCTTGGACCGCTTCTCCAGCGGCTGGACGTGGTGGCAGTGGTGCCGGGGCGGCGGTTACTGCTTCCTCGACCAGACGGGCGCCGCGAAGCCCAACGCCCAGCTGCTCGTCCAGCCGTACGCGCGGGCCGTCGCGGGCGACCCGCTCACGTTCGCGTACGACCCGGCTGCACGCACGTACACGCTCACCTTCCGCACCCGCGACAATGCCGAGGGGTCCACTCTGATCACTGTGCCCAGGGACACGTACCCAGGCGGCTACCGCGTGAATGTCCAAGGCGGCAAGGCCAGTTGGGGCGACCACGGCCAGACCGTCACGGTGAGCACCCACGGCGGGGCCGGAGCTACCTACCGGGTCACGATCAGCCCGAGGTAG
- a CDS encoding class I SAM-dependent methyltransferase: MVESDALSATREAYDAAALTYAQLFRDTLRDSPLDRGILGAFAEFVRASGNGRVADLGCGPGHITAHLAELGLTTFGVDTSSAMVELARQAYPGLRFDLGSMAALDIADGVLGGVLSRWSIIHTPPQELPAILAEFHRVLAPGGHLLIGFSASAGPSHPTQVFDHAVAPAYRWSPDHLTAMLRKSGLAEVARLVREPQPTDRRQFQEIQLLARKA; this comes from the coding sequence ATGGTTGAAAGTGATGCCCTGAGTGCCACCCGCGAGGCCTACGACGCTGCTGCCCTCACCTACGCGCAGTTGTTCCGCGACACACTGCGTGACAGTCCCCTGGACCGCGGGATCCTGGGTGCCTTCGCCGAGTTCGTGCGTGCGAGTGGGAACGGTCGGGTCGCGGATCTGGGGTGTGGGCCTGGCCATATCACCGCCCACCTGGCCGAGTTGGGGCTGACTACGTTTGGTGTCGACACCTCTTCCGCGATGGTCGAGTTGGCTCGACAGGCCTATCCGGGCCTGCGGTTCGACCTGGGCTCGATGGCCGCGTTGGACATCGCGGACGGCGTGCTGGGCGGCGTACTCTCACGTTGGTCCATCATCCACACGCCGCCGCAGGAACTCCCGGCCATCCTGGCGGAGTTCCATCGGGTGCTGGCACCTGGCGGCCACCTTCTGATCGGCTTTTCGGCAAGCGCTGGCCCGTCTCACCCGACGCAGGTCTTCGATCATGCAGTTGCGCCGGCCTATCGGTGGTCGCCTGATCACCTCACCGCGATGCTGCGCAAGTCCGGCTTGGCCGAGGTGGCTCGCCTGGTTCGCGAGCCTCAGCCGACCGACCGACGGCAGTTCCAGGAGATTCAACTGCTCGCCCGCAAGGCCTGA
- a CDS encoding VOC family protein has translation MALIKQIQITFDCTEPERVARFWCEVLGYVVPPPPDGFATWDDFDRALPPERQGSAFACKDPSGVGPRLFFQRVPEGKVVKNRLHLDVRVATGLVGEERLAALEAECTRLVALGAVRGQLLLADGFNESCLVMQDIEGNEFCLD, from the coding sequence ATGGCGTTGATCAAGCAGATCCAAATAACCTTCGACTGCACGGAACCTGAGCGTGTTGCCCGTTTCTGGTGCGAGGTGTTGGGGTACGTCGTACCGCCGCCACCGGACGGGTTTGCCACGTGGGACGACTTCGATCGCGCACTGCCACCTGAGCGTCAGGGTTCGGCGTTCGCATGCAAGGATCCCTCAGGTGTGGGCCCTCGACTGTTCTTCCAGCGCGTTCCCGAAGGCAAGGTCGTCAAGAATCGGCTGCATCTCGACGTGCGCGTCGCCACTGGGCTCGTGGGTGAAGAGCGCCTGGCCGCACTTGAGGCCGAGTGCACACGACTGGTCGCACTCGGCGCTGTACGTGGGCAACTGCTGCTTGCCGATGGATTCAACGAGTCGTGCCTCGTGATGCAGGACATCGAGGGCAACGAGTTCTGTCTCGACTGA
- a CDS encoding FAD-dependent oxidoreductase, whose translation MARVAIIGGGISGLGAALMLGRRGHTVAVFEQDVRQAGDDLNRDFFHWHRPRVPQAVQPHSFLAPVRTVLRTEVPDVYEDLLTRGAQEYHDFDWFDEHPPHRSGDEDLVTLRTRRIVLEAALTAAVRREHTVDVRRGRRVSALTIEEGRPARVSGVRVGAETHQADLVVDASGRRSPVPGWLTAAGCRPPVVDSHRTGIAYLCRWYRLRADGPRDPGRVQTGSSAPFALAGVFPSDNDTFALHLALSTGDPTRGALTDPAVFEAAARRFPATAAWLDLAPEPQSAVLAMAGLDNRWTSLTDDDGPVVTGLVNAGDSLIHTNPTLGHGAALGLRAAQHLATHVDQITADPVVYHDWTAQALRPWFDAQVSADRANEQRLAEASPRSDRRAAALAACAFDDPVVMRARAQVRHLLQPAHDAYGTDEVDRHLTAWLDARPDFSPTYDGPTRDQWEALIPGRVLA comes from the coding sequence ATGGCGCGGGTTGCAATAATCGGTGGGGGCATCAGCGGGCTGGGCGCCGCGCTCATGCTCGGCCGACGGGGCCACACGGTCGCGGTGTTCGAGCAGGACGTACGGCAGGCCGGAGACGACCTGAACCGGGACTTCTTCCACTGGCACAGGCCCCGAGTTCCGCAGGCGGTCCAACCTCACTCGTTCCTCGCCCCCGTACGCACGGTGTTGCGCACCGAAGTCCCTGATGTCTACGAGGACCTGCTGACGCGCGGAGCCCAGGAATACCACGACTTCGACTGGTTCGATGAGCATCCGCCCCACCGTTCCGGGGACGAGGACTTGGTGACCCTGCGCACCCGCCGCATCGTGCTGGAGGCCGCCTTGACCGCGGCTGTGCGGCGGGAACACACCGTTGACGTGCGACGAGGCCGACGGGTGAGCGCTCTCACCATCGAGGAGGGCCGCCCTGCCCGGGTCTCCGGTGTGCGGGTGGGGGCGGAAACGCACCAGGCGGATCTTGTGGTCGATGCGTCCGGTCGCCGCTCGCCGGTTCCCGGCTGGCTGACCGCGGCCGGCTGCCGCCCGCCCGTGGTCGACAGCCATCGGACCGGGATCGCCTATCTGTGTCGCTGGTACCGCCTGCGTGCCGACGGTCCGCGTGACCCCGGTCGGGTGCAGACCGGCTCCTCCGCTCCGTTCGCGCTCGCCGGTGTCTTCCCTTCCGACAACGACACCTTCGCGCTGCACCTGGCGCTCTCCACCGGCGACCCGACCCGCGGCGCGCTCACCGACCCCGCAGTGTTCGAGGCCGCCGCGCGCCGCTTCCCCGCCACTGCCGCCTGGCTCGACCTGGCCCCCGAACCTCAGTCGGCCGTCCTCGCGATGGCCGGCCTGGACAACCGATGGACCTCCCTCACCGACGATGACGGCCCCGTCGTCACCGGCCTGGTCAACGCCGGGGACAGCCTCATCCACACCAACCCCACCCTGGGCCACGGCGCAGCCCTGGGACTGCGCGCCGCCCAGCACCTCGCCACCCATGTCGACCAGATCACCGCGGATCCTGTCGTTTACCACGACTGGACGGCACAAGCCCTCCGCCCGTGGTTCGACGCGCAGGTATCGGCCGACCGTGCCAACGAGCAACGCCTCGCCGAGGCCTCACCCCGCTCGGATCGGCGGGCTGCCGCCCTGGCGGCCTGCGCCTTCGATGATCCTGTCGTGATGCGGGCCCGAGCCCAGGTACGCCATCTCCTGCAACCGGCCCACGACGCCTACGGAACCGACGAGGTGGACCGACACCTCACCGCCTGGCTGGATGCCCGCCCGGACTTCTCGCCGACGTACGACGGTCCGACCCGGGATCAGTGGGAAGCGCTCATCCCGGGCCGGGTACTTGCCTGA
- a CDS encoding class I SAM-dependent methyltransferase, with amino-acid sequence MTAAAREFEQRAPLGVSYEVGDVAELRPPDRRFDIAVGVQRLNYAENTASMERCAATSTGAWCRVASSSWEMLRCRTRPPPGASSYKGGALSAAKAA; translated from the coding sequence ATGACCGCCGCCGCGCGGGAGTTCGAGCAGCGTGCCCCGCTGGGTGTGAGCTACGAGGTCGGTGACGTGGCCGAGTTGCGGCCTCCCGACCGGCGCTTCGACATCGCGGTCGGGGTTCAGCGCCTCAACTACGCCGAGAACACTGCGTCGATGGAGCGATGTGCCGCAACATCCACCGGCGCCTGGTGCCGGGTGGCGAGTTCTTCGTGGGAGATGCTGCGCTGCCGCACCCGACCGCCGCCCGGCGCGTCGTCGTACAAAGGCGGCGCCCTGTCCGCAGCGAAGGCGGCCTGA
- a CDS encoding TetR/AcrR family transcriptional regulator: MAKAEFLRARSPETKRARENAILAAAEHLATSKGVREVTVTAIADEVGMHKSAMLRYFETREDIFLRLAASAWEDWSADVRSRLEAVTPCPAAGDRAWDRTARSIADTLARSLVARPLFCDLLAHTPLNLERNVSTGIVRVFKKGAIAEVAKISATLATIAPLDVDQAHDVVTTATSMAGALWQMAAPGTQLRAFYETDPELSHTIVDVEPRLADILAALLVGYAVARNG, translated from the coding sequence ATGGCCAAAGCTGAATTCCTGCGCGCCCGCAGTCCCGAGACCAAGCGCGCCCGCGAGAACGCGATCCTCGCGGCGGCGGAACACCTCGCTACGTCGAAGGGAGTCCGGGAGGTGACCGTGACAGCCATCGCCGACGAGGTCGGCATGCACAAGTCGGCCATGCTCCGTTACTTCGAGACGCGCGAGGACATCTTCCTGCGTCTTGCGGCAAGTGCCTGGGAGGACTGGTCAGCCGACGTACGCAGCCGCCTTGAGGCCGTCACCCCCTGCCCCGCCGCCGGCGATCGCGCGTGGGATCGCACGGCGCGCTCGATCGCCGACACGCTGGCCCGGTCGCTGGTGGCGCGCCCGCTGTTCTGCGACCTACTGGCCCACACCCCGCTCAACCTGGAGCGCAACGTCTCCACCGGCATCGTCCGGGTCTTCAAGAAGGGCGCCATCGCGGAGGTCGCGAAGATCAGTGCCACGCTGGCCACGATCGCTCCCCTCGATGTCGACCAGGCGCACGACGTCGTGACGACCGCCACCTCGATGGCCGGGGCCCTGTGGCAAATGGCCGCCCCTGGCACGCAGTTGCGTGCCTTCTACGAGACAGACCCCGAGCTGTCCCACACCATCGTCGACGTCGAACCGCGGCTGGCCGACATCCTTGCAGCGCTGCTCGTCGGGTACGCCGTCGCCCGGAACGGTTGA